DNA sequence from the Brienomyrus brachyistius isolate T26 chromosome 18, BBRACH_0.4, whole genome shotgun sequence genome:
AATTTATTTCcaaataaatatgttatttccccGTTGGCGCCGTCATCCAAATCAGTCGCATTCACTTGCAAGACTACAGTATCTACTGGGGAATTTTCCGTTATAGTCACTGTGTATTTCTTTTCGTTACAAACTGGTGCATTATCATTAACATCTAAAACAATTACCGCAATGTTCAAAGTAGCGGTTCGCGAAGGATTGCCCCCATCCAAAGCGGTCAGCAGTAAATTGAGATACGGTTTGTCTTCCCTGTCCAGGGCCTTTTGTAACGTTAAGAAGGGAATTTTATTATTCTCGTTGAGATCCTCTATTTCCAATCGGAAATGTTCATTTTGTTCTAGTTTATACAATCGTAACCCATTTACGCCTACATCTGGGTCTCTAGCACCTTCTAACTGAAAGCGAGTTCCAGGCGTGGCGGATTCAGAAATTTCGATGCGAGTCTCTTTACTGGGGAAACTGGGGGAATGGTCATTGACATCCATAATCTGAACAGTAATCTGATGCATTTCTAATGGATTCTGTACCACAGCTTTAAGGTTAATAAAACATTGAGACGTCTTACCGCATAGGTCCTCTCTGTCTATTCTCTGGTTAACAAACAAAGCGCCGTCACTCTGGTTTACCTGGAAAAGATCCTGCTTTGTTCCCGTCACAATACGCAGGTTCCGATCCACCAACACGCGTCTATCCAACCCCACGTCTTTAGCCACATTCCCCACCACGGAACCGAGCGGTAATTCCTCCTGGATGGAGTAACGGACTTGACAAGATCCTCTTCGGCTCAACAACGACAGAACCACAAGATAAAAAAATGGCCAGCCCCACTGCAGTGTCCTTTTGCCTTGGTTAGTCTCCATCATATCGATGTAATACGTTTTCACCATTAAACTACACTCCGTATTCAAAGGTCATTATTAAGCATCACGGTCTTAAAAAttatgtaaggtaatccattcTTTTCTCTTATTATCCAATTTCCCACAATTACGAGGTAAATATGTTCCGACTCCGTAGCCTATCTACGTGCAGCCGTGAAAGAAGAGGAAGGCGTTTTAACTGCTCTTTCAACTGTTTCTTTGGCAGTACTGCCACCTTGGGACCAAATGTATATGCAACCCACGCGTAttcaagatataaaagaattgtagttacctgatatataaggaaagagatacaaaaaaagatGCAACTGGCAACGAGTAAAAAGCAGTAAAAAAACCTTGATCTACATGCTTAATACTTGTATAAGTTCCATTAAAAGTTTCGTATCATTTCTGATATTGGTAATATTTATGCAATTTTTATTCATTTGCAAATAAGCAGGtttatgcacaaaaaaacttaaGTTAAAAAGGTTTCTCGCTGACTTACATAAAACACCTGAATGGTGAATACTGTGAGTTTTCAGGCAATTAAGGGATTTCAAGATACATTTTAATGTATAGGCCTACAAATCCAACAAATGGAAGAAAAGCAAATATATGTGAGTGGTCAAATGAAAGGGTGTAACGGGGCCAGaatcacaaacaaaaaatatttaatgttGCTTAAATTTCAATTTGATCCGCATAAGCACTGGGAGGGTTAGCAGCACGAAAGATTAAATAGAAGTTTTTAAGTATATTATGCAATCAAGCATCTATTTTATTCTACAGTATTTTGAAACTTATAAGAAGAATTGTCAATGCCTTACCTCACCGGAATATCTCTTACTGTGTTCATGGACAACAAGCGTATTCCCGTTGCTTCCAGGGACAATAGTAGAACCGATACTCATCCTGGGTCCAACTAACATGTACCGTTTCTCTCCGGATCTGTACTGGATGCTGTGACACAGAGTTCCGTTCCCGCTCGTGTCTATGCAGTTGGAGTCACGTGAGTACTTGGAGGAATAGTCTGGAGGTTTAGAGCACTGCATGACTATCAGGCTGATTATACTGAAGACAAAAAGGGCTGAAACAGAGCCCAGAGAGATCATCAGATACAAGGTGATGTTGTTctcctcttccttctttacTGAGCGTTTAGTATCAGAAGATGCAAACGCCTCTTTGGTCTCCACTGCGTTTATGACCACGGTTGCTGTAGCTGACAGTGAGATGTTTCCGTTGTCTTTTACTAGTATGACTAATTTATGCAAAACAATATCTGATTCAGTAAATGTCCGAAGTGTCCTGATCTCTCCTGTGTAGCGCTCCAAACCAAAGAGACTGGGGTCCGTAACTTGCTGCAGAGAGAATGACAACCAGCCATTGTATCCTATGTCAGGATCATAGGCTCTTACTTTAGTCACAAAATGACCCGCGATTGCATTACGGGGAATCTCCACCACACCCTCAGCAGATCCATTAGTATTGGCAGGAGACAGGATGACCGGAGGGTTGTCGTTCTGATCCAGGATGAACACATTCACTGTGACGTTGCTGCTTAGCGACGGGGTTCCGGAGTCTTTTGCTACCACTTGGAACTGGAAGGTTTTAATTGTTTCGAAGTCAAAGCTTTTTAATGCGTGTATGTTCCCGTTATCTGGGTTAATGTTTAAGAAAGATGTTACACTTTGACCGGGTATTACGTTTTCAAGTGCATACGTAATTCGTGAATTTTCATTCTCATCTGCATCAGAGGCACTTACAGTGAAAATAGAGTTCCCAGACTCGTTGTTTTCTATCATGTAGAAGGTGTAGGGACTCTGTGAGAAGACCGGTCTGTTGTCATTAACGTCTGATAATTCCACGTGGACTGTCTTAACGGAGGATAACGAAGGGGTTCCCAGGTCCCTCGCTGTTATTGTTATATCGTACTTGGACATTGACTCTCTGTCTAAGCGACTCTTTGTAACTAATGAATAGAAATGGTCCTCAATCGAATGTTTCAGGTCAAACGGCATACCTTCGGGCAGCGTACAAACTACCTGTCCATTCGCACCTGAATCTAAGTCGGTTACTGTGATCAGCGCCACTACGGTACCTACAGGCGCGTTCTCGGGAATGTGACTTGACAAGGAGGTGATGTCTATCTCAGGCCTGTTGTCGTTCGCATCCTCCACTTTCAGAAATACGCTGCATTGTGTTTTTAGTGGTAATGCTCCTTTATCAGAGAcctcaacatttatttcaaaattTTTACTTTCCTCAAAATCTATTAACCCCTTTACTGTTAATTCTCCGGTTTCAGAGTCTAAATCTAGAAGTTCATTAGCTTTGCTTCTGAATTTATTTCTGAATGAGAATTCCACTTCACCGTTAACTCCCTCATCTGAGTCAGTGGCattaatttttaataaaaatgttccGATTGGTGCATTTTCTTTTGCTATAACTGTATATTGTTGTTGGTCACACACTGGCGCATTGTCGTTACCGTCCAAAACAATCACAGTAATATTTAGAGTGCCAGATTTGGATGGGTTGCCACCATCTACAGCTGTCAGTGTTACATTCATCTGTGCGATATTTTCTCTATCCAGTGACTTCTGCAATATTAAAATGGGGATTTTACTATCTTTGCTACTCAAATCCTTTGTTTCCAAAAGAAAATGCTCGTTCTGACTCAGCTTATATGAATGCAAAGCATTCAGGCCGATATCTGGGTCTTGCGCTTCTTCGAGCTGAAATCGTGCTCCTGTCACGGTAAATTCCGGAATTTCTAATCGATCGTTTTTGTCTGGAAAACTCGGGGAATTATCATTGACATCTAAAATCTCTACAGTAATATGATGTATTTCTAGCGGATTTTCTATCACAGCTTTCAGATTAATCAAACATGGAGACGTTTTACCGCACAGATCCTCTCTGTCTATCCTCTGGTTAACAAACAGGGCGCCGTCTCTTTGATTTACCTGGAAAAGGTCCTGCTTTGCTCCCGTCACGATACGTAGATTCCGATCCACCAGCCCGCTTTTATCGAACCCCATGTCTTTAGCTACATTTCCAACTATGGTGCCGATCGGCAGTTCTTCTTGGATGGGGTATCGAATCTGAGTAGTCCGTTCACACAATGACAGGAGAAacacaaaatggatggatggccatgCATATCCCAGTTTTTTCGTACAATATCCGCTCCACATGGTTAGATCTTAAATATTTAAACACGTCCGCAGAAATAAACGGAATTCATGCTTGCTTTCATGGAGAAATAATTACAATTGAAGATTTACAGCATTGATGCTTTGTCTGGCGTTTTGTCGGGCTTCTAGCTTTTGTGGTCTGCTCCTGCCGCTCATCTAATCTCCAGTAACCATACCCTGTACGTTATGGAAGATGGTTCCGGATTTATTCAGTTTCTTTGACAATACCGCCGCTGTGTGACTCCAAGTGTCATAATCATAACTACAACGTGCAAGGACTCATATTCTCCTTTTCAAATGAGCAGTCAAAATGGTCCAGGATTTTGTGATTGTTTTCTAGTTAAAAAATTGACGCTTAAAATATGCTCTTATTTCttaaatctttgaatgtttagtCAGCCTGGGGATCCCAAACGCCAATCAATACTATAAAACAGCAGCGTACTAAACGAATGGGGTCTCATTGCTGTTGATGTTCACGGTGTCCATTCGAAAAACGTCGCCTTCGGACGACTTCGTCCAAGTTTATACAATCTTTAATATTCATGTTAGGGTCTCGCGCACCCTCTAGCTGAAAGCGAGTCATGTGTTTAGAAAATTCAGATGACCTTATAGTAAACCCAGAGGATTGCCGTTAACTCCTAGAATCTGTACAATAATACGATGTATTTCAATTGGGTTCTTTATCGTAGCTTTCAAGTTAAACATTGATCCTGTCTACCCTCTGGTTAACAATCAAAGCGTCATCTCTCCGGATTACCTGGAAAAGGTATTTTTACTAATTTTTACTCGTCACAATACGCACATTTCGATCCACCAGTTCGTTTTTTATTAGCCTAGATCCCATACCTTTGGCGACATTCCCATATACAGTGCAGAAAGATAATTCCTTCTGGGTGGAATTTGAACATCAAAGCGATAAAGACAGCTGGTCCACAAGACTTTTCCGAAAGTACCCGAATGTCCAAATGCCACGATATCACTCATTATTGAATTTATTCATGCGTAATTTTTGACTGTGCTTATTATGTGAGCAGATGCACAACGGTCGTTAATACGACTCATATAATATTATTGCCTTATAAATGGTATACAATGAACTTTCACCAATAATGTCACTGTTTGGGCAATTTCATTGTTCATTTACATCGTGCCCATTTCGCCGAATGTAGAAAGCATCGTTTGTTTCACTGTGACGAACCACTGACACCTTGTGTCCATTAGTGGATATGCAGTGTCTGACGTTGGTGGGGTACAGCCACCTTCCTGCGGGTCGTTTTGACCTGGAGATGCAGCAATTTGGAGTTTAATATATTAGCTACCCAGAGAACCAACAGAATATGATCAGTTTTAATAACGAACAATACTTTAAAACACGGATGAAAATAACGAACGCTGTCGTTATGATATTAAGAAGCAATACAGATAACTTAAATGACAGATGACTTTTACGTTAACTTATTAAAATTACCATCCTCCGTTAAATTTTGAAATATACCAACTCTATTTATTTGAGTTGTCGCTGAACATCACAGTTAAATATAATTCCGGGCGATACTCTCGGATATTTACATAAGGAAACGCCATTACTCTCACGATTTCCCCACCCGCACGCAGACCGGCAGGTTCCCGGATGCAGCGCCAATGCGGGAAGCGAGTCTGAACGTCCGCCTGCCGAATACATTCGTGACGCGCGAGCCCTCCTCAGTTCGTTTCCTTGGCGACAGGGCAGCACGCGGGCGGGCGCTGTCCGCGGTGCTGAAACGGGCATATGTGAAGAAATTGAATATGCAGTATTTCTGACGCTGTCTACAAAAGGATGAACAAATACTTTAAAAATATTCTCCTGGTTTATTTAACCTATGAAAAAAATTGCGTGGTTAATTCACTTGAACGCAATTCCCTGTTTCATCGCTATGACTCTGTTTCCCCGTCACACTGCTGCAGAGACATATACACGCAGTATGTGCTGTTTTGCTCTGTGTTTTACTCTGAACTGAAGCATTGTCAGCAGCATTAACATTCAGAATTTGGCTGTGG
Encoded proteins:
- the LOC125712607 gene encoding protocadherin alpha-2-like isoform X13; translation: MWSGYCTKKLGYAWPSIHFVFLLSLCERTTQIRYPIQEELPIGTIVGNVAKDMGFDKSGLVDRNLRIVTGAKQDLFQVNQRDGALFVNQRIDREDLCGKTSPCLINLKAVIENPLEIHHITVEILDVNDNSPSFPDKNDRLEIPEFTVTGARFQLEEAQDPDIGLNALHSYKLSQNEHFLLETKDLSSKDSKIPILILQKSLDRENIAQMNVTLTAVDGGNPSKSGTLNITVIVLDGNDNAPVCDQQQYTVIAKENAPIGTFLLKINATDSDEGVNGEVEFSFRNKFRSKANELLDLDSETGELTVKGLIDFEESKNFEINVEVSDKGALPLKTQCSVFLKVEDANDNRPEIDITSLSSHIPENAPVGTVVALITVTDLDSGANGQVVCTLPEGMPFDLKHSIEDHFYSLVTKSRLDRESMSKYDITITARDLGTPSLSSVKTVHVELSDVNDNRPVFSQSPYTFYMIENNESGNSIFTVSASDADENENSRITYALENVIPGQSVTSFLNINPDNGNIHALKSFDFETIKTFQFQVVAKDSGTPSLSSNVTVNVFILDQNDNPPVILSPANTNGSAEGVVEIPRNAIAGHFVTKVRAYDPDIGYNGWLSFSLQQVTDPSLFGLERYTGEIRTLRTFTESDIVLHKLVILVKDNGNISLSATATVVINAVETKEAFASSDTKRSVKKEEENNITLYLMISLGSVSALFVFSIISLIVMQCSKPPDYSSKYSRDSNCIDTSGNGTLCHSIQYRSGEKRYMLVGPRMSIGSTIVPGSNGNTLVVHEHSKRYSGENLSLHRLHHKDMI
- the LOC125712607 gene encoding protocadherin beta-15-like isoform X1 translates to MWSGYCTKKLGYAWPSIHFVFLLSLCERTTQIRYPIQEELPIGTIVGNVAKDMGFDKSGLVDRNLRIVTGAKQDLFQVNQRDGALFVNQRIDREDLCGKTSPCLINLKAVIENPLEIHHITVEILDVNDNSPSFPDKNDRLEIPEFTVTGARFQLEEAQDPDIGLNALHSYKLSQNEHFLLETKDLSSKDSKIPILILQKSLDRENIAQMNVTLTAVDGGNPSKSGTLNITVIVLDGNDNAPVCDQQQYTVIAKENAPIGTFLLKINATDSDEGVNGEVEFSFRNKFRSKANELLDLDSETGELTVKGLIDFEESKNFEINVEVSDKGALPLKTQCSVFLKVEDANDNRPEIDITSLSSHIPENAPVGTVVALITVTDLDSGANGQVVCTLPEGMPFDLKHSIEDHFYSLVTKSRLDRESMSKYDITITARDLGTPSLSSVKTVHVELSDVNDNRPVFSQSPYTFYMIENNESGNSIFTVSASDADENENSRITYALENVIPGQSVTSFLNINPDNGNIHALKSFDFETIKTFQFQVVAKDSGTPSLSSNVTVNVFILDQNDNPPVILSPANTNGSAEGVVEIPRNAIAGHFVTKVRAYDPDIGYNGWLSFSLQQVTDPSLFGLERYTGEIRTLRTFTESDIVLHKLVILVKDNGNISLSATATVVINAVETKEAFASSDTKRSVKKEEENNITLYLMISLGSVSALFVFSIISLIVMQCSKPPDYSSKYSRDSNCIDTSGNGTLCHSIQYRSGEKRYMLVGPRMSIGSTIVPGSNGNTLVVHEHSKRYSEPFSAPFASQRHDLMCMIVPDPSKGWVCCRRPLLEIYCFTVVWVFQCLHELYVCRPTFGINSHSVCTLLLPSLLFVFSIQGYCHACFNIKSKYKCNIFPVLPAMHRRKQRNAVAFNVALSIKK
- the LOC125712607 gene encoding protocadherin alpha-2-like isoform X14, which codes for MWSGYCTKKLGYAWPSIHFVFLLSLCERTTQIRYPIQEELPIGTIVGNVAKDMGFDKSGLVDRNLRIVTGAKQDLFQVNQRDGALFVNQRIDREDLCGKTSPCLINLKAVIENPLEIHHITVEILDVNDNSPSFPDKNDRLEIPEFTVTGARFQLEEAQDPDIGLNALHSYKLSQNEHFLLETKDLSSKDSKIPILILQKSLDRENIAQMNVTLTAVDGGNPSKSGTLNITVIVLDGNDNAPVCDQQQYTVIAKENAPIGTFLLKINATDSDEGVNGEVEFSFRNKFRSKANELLDLDSETGELTVKGLIDFEESKNFEINVEVSDKGALPLKTQCSVFLKVEDANDNRPEIDITSLSSHIPENAPVGTVVALITVTDLDSGANGQVVCTLPEGMPFDLKHSIEDHFYSLVTKSRLDRESMSKYDITITARDLGTPSLSSVKTVHVELSDVNDNRPVFSQSPYTFYMIENNESGNSIFTVSASDADENENSRITYALENVIPGQSVTSFLNINPDNGNIHALKSFDFETIKTFQFQVVAKDSGTPSLSSNVTVNVFILDQNDNPPVILSPANTNGSAEGVVEIPRNAIAGHFVTKVRAYDPDIGYNGWLSFSLQQVTDPSLFGLERYTGEIRTLRTFTESDIVLHKLVILVKDNGNISLSATATVVINAVETKEAFASSDTKRSVKKEEENNITLYLMISLGSVSALFVFSIIGLIVMQCSKPPDYSSKYSRDSNCIDTSGNGTLCHSIQYRSGEKRYMLVGPRMSIGSTIVPGSNGNTLVVHEHSKRFSGENLSLHRLHHKDMI
- the LOC125712607 gene encoding protocadherin alpha-2-like isoform X17, translating into MWSGYCTKKLGYAWPSIHFVFLLSLCERTTQIRYPIQEELPIGTIVGNVAKDMGFDKSGLVDRNLRIVTGAKQDLFQVNQRDGALFVNQRIDREDLCGKTSPCLINLKAVIENPLEIHHITVEILDVNDNSPSFPDKNDRLEIPEFTVTGARFQLEEAQDPDIGLNALHSYKLSQNEHFLLETKDLSSKDSKIPILILQKSLDRENIAQMNVTLTAVDGGNPSKSGTLNITVIVLDGNDNAPVCDQQQYTVIAKENAPIGTFLLKINATDSDEGVNGEVEFSFRNKFRSKANELLDLDSETGELTVKGLIDFEESKNFEINVEVSDKGALPLKTQCSVFLKVEDANDNRPEIDITSLSSHIPENAPVGTVVALITVTDLDSGANGQVVCTLPEGMPFDLKHSIEDHFYSLVTKSRLDRESMSKYDITITARDLGTPSLSSVKTVHVELSDVNDNRPVFSQSPYTFYMIENNESGNSIFTVSASDADENENSRITYALENVIPGQSVTSFLNINPDNGNIHALKSFDFETIKTFQFQVVAKDSGTPSLSSNVTVNVFILDQNDNPPVILSPANTNGSAEGVVEIPRNAIAGHFVTKVRAYDPDIGYNGWLSFSLQQVTDPSLFGLERYTGEIRTLRTFTESDIVLHKLVILVKDNGNISLSATATVVINAVETKEAFASSDTKRSVKKEEENNITLYLMISLGSVSALFVFSIIGLIVMQCSKPPDYSSKYSRDSNYVDTSGNGTLCHSIQYRSGEKRYMLVGPRTSIGSTIVPGSNGNTLVVHEHSQRLSGENLSLHRLHHKDMI
- the LOC125712607 gene encoding protocadherin alpha-2-like isoform X18; the protein is MWSGYCTKKLGYAWPSIHFVFLLSLCERTTQIRYPIQEELPIGTIVGNVAKDMGFDKSGLVDRNLRIVTGAKQDLFQVNQRDGALFVNQRIDREDLCGKTSPCLINLKAVIENPLEIHHITVEILDVNDNSPSFPDKNDRLEIPEFTVTGARFQLEEAQDPDIGLNALHSYKLSQNEHFLLETKDLSSKDSKIPILILQKSLDRENIAQMNVTLTAVDGGNPSKSGTLNITVIVLDGNDNAPVCDQQQYTVIAKENAPIGTFLLKINATDSDEGVNGEVEFSFRNKFRSKANELLDLDSETGELTVKGLIDFEESKNFEINVEVSDKGALPLKTQCSVFLKVEDANDNRPEIDITSLSSHIPENAPVGTVVALITVTDLDSGANGQVVCTLPEGMPFDLKHSIEDHFYSLVTKSRLDRESMSKYDITITARDLGTPSLSSVKTVHVELSDVNDNRPVFSQSPYTFYMIENNESGNSIFTVSASDADENENSRITYALENVIPGQSVTSFLNINPDNGNIHALKSFDFETIKTFQFQVVAKDSGTPSLSSNVTVNVFILDQNDNPPVILSPANTNGSAEGVVEIPRNAIAGHFVTKVRAYDPDIGYNGWLSFSLQQVTDPSLFGLERYTGEIRTLRTFTESDIVLHKLVILVKDNGNISLSATATVVINAVETKEAFASSDTKRSVKKEEENNITLYLMISLGSVSALFVFSIIGLIVMQCSKPPDYSSKYSRDSNCIDTSGNGTLCHSIQYRSGEKRYMLVGPRMSIGSTIVPGSNGNTLVVHEHSKRISGENLSLHRLHHKDMI
- the LOC125712607 gene encoding protocadherin alpha-2-like isoform X15, whose amino-acid sequence is MWSGYCTKKLGYAWPSIHFVFLLSLCERTTQIRYPIQEELPIGTIVGNVAKDMGFDKSGLVDRNLRIVTGAKQDLFQVNQRDGALFVNQRIDREDLCGKTSPCLINLKAVIENPLEIHHITVEILDVNDNSPSFPDKNDRLEIPEFTVTGARFQLEEAQDPDIGLNALHSYKLSQNEHFLLETKDLSSKDSKIPILILQKSLDRENIAQMNVTLTAVDGGNPSKSGTLNITVIVLDGNDNAPVCDQQQYTVIAKENAPIGTFLLKINATDSDEGVNGEVEFSFRNKFRSKANELLDLDSETGELTVKGLIDFEESKNFEINVEVSDKGALPLKTQCSVFLKVEDANDNRPEIDITSLSSHIPENAPVGTVVALITVTDLDSGANGQVVCTLPEGMPFDLKHSIEDHFYSLVTKSRLDRESMSKYDITITARDLGTPSLSSVKTVHVELSDVNDNRPVFSQSPYTFYMIENNESGNSIFTVSASDADENENSRITYALENVIPGQSVTSFLNINPDNGNIHALKSFDFETIKTFQFQVVAKDSGTPSLSSNVTVNVFILDQNDNPPVILSPANTNGSAEGVVEIPRNAIAGHFVTKVRAYDPDIGYNGWLSFSLQQVTDPSLFGLERYTGEIRTLRTFTESDIVLHKLVILVKDNGNISLSATATVVINAVETKEAFASSDTKRSVKKEEENNITLYLMISLGSVSALFVFSIIGLIVMQCSKPPDYSSKYSRDSNCIDTSGNGTLCHSIQYRSGEKRYMLVGPRMSIGSTIVPGSNGNTLVVQEHSKRISGENLSLHRLHHKDMI
- the LOC125712607 gene encoding protocadherin alpha-2-like isoform X16, which codes for MWSGYCTKKLGYAWPSIHFVFLLSLCERTTQIRYPIQEELPIGTIVGNVAKDMGFDKSGLVDRNLRIVTGAKQDLFQVNQRDGALFVNQRIDREDLCGKTSPCLINLKAVIENPLEIHHITVEILDVNDNSPSFPDKNDRLEIPEFTVTGARFQLEEAQDPDIGLNALHSYKLSQNEHFLLETKDLSSKDSKIPILILQKSLDRENIAQMNVTLTAVDGGNPSKSGTLNITVIVLDGNDNAPVCDQQQYTVIAKENAPIGTFLLKINATDSDEGVNGEVEFSFRNKFRSKANELLDLDSETGELTVKGLIDFEESKNFEINVEVSDKGALPLKTQCSVFLKVEDANDNRPEIDITSLSSHIPENAPVGTVVALITVTDLDSGANGQVVCTLPEGMPFDLKHSIEDHFYSLVTKSRLDRESMSKYDITITARDLGTPSLSSVKTVHVELSDVNDNRPVFSQSPYTFYMIENNESGNSIFTVSASDADENENSRITYALENVIPGQSVTSFLNINPDNGNIHALKSFDFETIKTFQFQVVAKDSGTPSLSSNVTVNVFILDQNDNPPVILSPANTNGSAEGVVEIPRNAIAGHFVTKVRAYDPDIGYNGWLSFSLQQVTDPSLFGLERYTGEIRTLRTFTESDIVLHKLVILVKDNGNISLSATATVVINAVETKEAFASSDTKRSVKKEEENNITLYLMISLGSVSALFVFSMIGLIVMQCSKPPDYSSKYSRDSNCIDTSGNGTLCHSIQYRSGEKRYMLVGPRMSIGSTIVPGSNGNTLVVHEHSKRISGENLSLHRLHHKDMI
- the LOC125712607 gene encoding protocadherin alpha-2-like isoform X10; the protein is MWSGYCTKKLGYAWPSIHFVFLLSLCERTTQIRYPIQEELPIGTIVGNVAKDMGFDKSGLVDRNLRIVTGAKQDLFQVNQRDGALFVNQRIDREDLCGKTSPCLINLKAVIENPLEIHHITVEILDVNDNSPSFPDKNDRLEIPEFTVTGARFQLEEAQDPDIGLNALHSYKLSQNEHFLLETKDLSSKDSKIPILILQKSLDRENIAQMNVTLTAVDGGNPSKSGTLNITVIVLDGNDNAPVCDQQQYTVIAKENAPIGTFLLKINATDSDEGVNGEVEFSFRNKFRSKANELLDLDSETGELTVKGLIDFEESKNFEINVEVSDKGALPLKTQCSVFLKVEDANDNRPEIDITSLSSHIPENAPVGTVVALITVTDLDSGANGQVVCTLPEGMPFDLKHSIEDHFYSLVTKSRLDRESMSKYDITITARDLGTPSLSSVKTVHVELSDVNDNRPVFSQSPYTFYMIENNESGNSIFTVSASDADENENSRITYALENVIPGQSVTSFLNINPDNGNIHALKSFDFETIKTFQFQVVAKDSGTPSLSSNVTVNVFILDQNDNPPVILSPANTNGSAEGVVEIPRNAIAGHFVTKVRAYDPDIGYNGWLSFSLQQVTDPSLFGLERYTGEIRTLRTFTESDIVLHKLVILVKDNGNISLSATATVVINAVETKEAFASSDTKRSVKKEEENNITLYLMISLGSVSALFVFSIIGLIVMQCSKPPDYSTKYSRDSNYVDTSGNGTLCHSIQYRSGEKRYMLVGPRTSIGSTIVPGSNGNTLVVHEHSQRLSGENLSLHRLHHKDMI
- the LOC125712607 gene encoding protocadherin alpha-4-like isoform X11, whose translation is MWSGYCTKKLGYAWPSIHFVFLLSLCERTTQIRYPIQEELPIGTIVGNVAKDMGFDKSGLVDRNLRIVTGAKQDLFQVNQRDGALFVNQRIDREDLCGKTSPCLINLKAVIENPLEIHHITVEILDVNDNSPSFPDKNDRLEIPEFTVTGARFQLEEAQDPDIGLNALHSYKLSQNEHFLLETKDLSSKDSKIPILILQKSLDRENIAQMNVTLTAVDGGNPSKSGTLNITVIVLDGNDNAPVCDQQQYTVIAKENAPIGTFLLKINATDSDEGVNGEVEFSFRNKFRSKANELLDLDSETGELTVKGLIDFEESKNFEINVEVSDKGALPLKTQCSVFLKVEDANDNRPEIDITSLSSHIPENAPVGTVVALITVTDLDSGANGQVVCTLPEGMPFDLKHSIEDHFYSLVTKSRLDRESMSKYDITITARDLGTPSLSSVKTVHVELSDVNDNRPVFSQSPYTFYMIENNESGNSIFTVSASDADENENSRITYALENVIPGQSVTSFLNINPDNGNIHALKSFDFETIKTFQFQVVAKDSGTPSLSSNVTVNVFILDQNDNPPVILSPVSTNGSTEGVVELSRNANAGHLVTKVKAYDPDIGYNGWLSFSLQQVTDPSLFGLERYTGEIRTLRPFTETDKVTYKLVVLVKDNGNISLSASATMVINAVETKEAFASSEIKNTVKKEEENNITLYLMISVGSVSALFVFSIIGLIVMQCSKPPDYSTKYSRDSNCIDTSGNGTLCHSIQYRSGEKRYMLVGPRMSIGSAIVPGSNGNTLVVHEHSKRISGENLSLHRLHHKDMI